One segment of Trachemys scripta elegans isolate TJP31775 chromosome 1, CAS_Tse_1.0, whole genome shotgun sequence DNA contains the following:
- the CHRM2 gene encoding muscarinic acetylcholine receptor M2: MNNSTYINSSAEDVMALGSPYKTVEVVFIVLVAGSLSLVTIIGNILVMVSIKVNRHLQTVNNYFLFSLACADLIIGVFSMNLYTLYTVIGYWPLGPVVCDLWLALDYVVSNASVMNLLIISFDRYFCVTKPLSYPVKRTTKMAGMMIAAAWVLSFILWAPAILFWQFIVGGRTVPDGECYIQFFSNAAVTFGTAIAAFYLPVIIMTILYWQISRASKSRIKKGKKEPAQTQDPVSPSLVQSKIVKPNNNNIPTSEDGLEHSKIQNGKATGEAVTENCVPGEEKESSNDSTSISVVASNVKEDEATKEGTKASVSQVHSKGENSKLTCIRIVTKSQKDDCCAPTNTTVEIVGTNGQNGDEKQNNVARKIVKMTKQPAKRKPPPSREKKVTRTILAILLAFIITWTPYNVMVLINSFCVSCIPNTVWTIGYWLCYINSTINPACYALCNATFKKTFKHLLMCHYKNIGATR; encoded by the coding sequence ATGAATAACTCAACTTACATAAACTCCTCCGCCGAGGATGTTATGGCGCTGGGGAGTCCCTATAAAACTGTTGAGGTGGTCTTCATAGTCCTGGTAGCAGGATCTCTCAGTCTCGTGACCATCATTGGGAACATCCTGGTCATGGTGTCCATCAAAGTCAACAGGCACCTGCAGACTGTCAACAACTATTTCCTGTTCAGCTTGGCATGTGCCGACTTGATTATTGGTGTCTTTTCTATGAACCTGTACACACTTTACACTGTGATTGGCTACTGGCCCTTGGGGCCCGTGGTGTGTGACCTCTGGCTGGCTCTTGATTATGTGGTCAGCAATGCCTCTGTCATGAACCTTCTCATCATCAGCTTTGACAGATATTTTTGTGTCACCAAGCCTCTGTCGTACCCTGTAAAGAGGACCACTAAGATGGCGGGTATGATGATTGCAGCTGCTTGGGTGCTGTCCTTCATCTTGTGGGCACCTGCGATTCTGTTCTGGCAGTTCATTGTTGGGGGAAGAACTGTTCCTGACGGGGAGTGCTAcatccaatttttttcaaatgctgCTGTCACCTTTGGCACTGCTATTGCAGCCTTCTACCTGCCCGTTATCATCATGACCATCCTCTACTGGCAGATATCTCGTGCCAGCAAGAGCaggataaaaaaaggaaaaaaggaaccAGCACAAACCCAGGATCCAGTTTCTCCCAGTTTGGTCCAAAGTAAAATAGTGAAACCAAACAATAACAACATCCCAACGAGTGAGGATGGGTTGGAGCACAGCAAAATTCAGAATGGTAAAGCCACAGGAGAGGCTGTGACAGAGAACTGCGTtccaggggaggagaaggaaagctCTAATGACTCCACTTCCATCAGCGTGGTTGCTTCCAATGTGAAGGAGGATGAAGCTACCAAAGAGGGCACCAAGGCTTCTGTCTCCCAAGTCCACTCAAAAGGGGAGAATTCCAAGCTGACGTGCATCAGGATAGTCACTAAGTCCCAAAAGGATGACTGCTGTGCCCCAACCAACACCACCGTGGAGATTGTAGGTACTAATGGCCAAAATGGGGACGAGAAGCAAAACAATGTGGCCCGTAAAATTGTCAAGATGACCAAGCAGCCAGCCAAAAGGAAACCACCCCCTTCTAGAGAAAAAAAAGTGACCAGGACTATCTTGGCTATTCTCTTGGCCTTCATCATTACCTGGACACCATACAATGTGATGGTTCTCATCAACAGCTTCTGCGTCTCCTGCATCCCCAACACTGTATGGACTATTGGTTACTGGCTCTGTTATATCAACAGCACCATCAACCCTGCCTGCTACGCGCTCTGCAATGCTACCTTTAAGAAAACCTTTAAGCACCTCCTTATGTGTCATTACAAGAACATAGGCGCCAcaaggtaa